The genomic DNA GGATCAGACTGTGAAAGGCATTGTCCGCCAGGCTGAGAAGTCTGGACTTGGAAGGGTAGGTAAAAAGTAGCCAGTGTTTATCTTTGGGCACACAATGAGGTCGGCTTTGGTTTTCAGGATGATATCCCTGACAGTAATGTAGAAGACGGGCTCTTGTCCAGAAAGTGGTAAAGGAAAAAGTTAAGGCTATTTTCATGGTTCAGATAAGAAATGATGGCAGCCTAAACTAAGGCAATGGGGATGGAAGTGGCTGGACTCAGGAGACATTTTTGAGGTATAGAGGTGACAGGACTGGGTAACCAAGTGGATATGGGAGGTGACAGGAGAGTGAAGAATTAAGGACTCCATCTTTTCTGgcttgaaatagaaaaaagacaaggttcaaaggaaaagagaacactgaaaatagaacaagttttgggggaaaataatgaGCTccatcttgaatatttttttaatttaagtgacCTGTAAGACATTGAGTAGCAGAGCTGAAAAGATACTTTGAAAGCTCATGAGAGAGGTTGGGGGTAGAGAAAGAGCTATAAGAATCATCagaatatagttaatatttaaaGCCATGATAATGGAGAAGATTGCTCAGGAAGTGAATATAGGAGAATATGACTGGGACAGAAGTCTTGAGAACACTGAAGCTTAAGGaagcaggcagaggaggaggaataacttaggaaaggagaaagaactaGAGACATATAAAGAGAATCAGAAGTGAGCAGCATTATGAAATTCAAGGaaggaaatttaaagaaaggaTAGCTCAATAGTGAAAATTACCTCAAAAAGGACCAAGAAAGGGTAACAGTGGAAATGGATGCGGCAGCTTCAGAATGGTGACATTAGATATCAAGTGGCAATAGGCTAGGGAATGGGAATTAATACAGTCTTCTTTGTTCATGAATAATGGTTAAAAGGGAAGAACAGGGATAAAGATAATGGCTTAAGGGAATTACAAAGTAAAGGCGaggtttctgttgtttgaagaTTATTTGTTTATGctgtaagtgaaagaaaccagagagagagagacagagagagagagagagagagagagagagagagagactgaaaaggcagaaaagaaagattGCTAGGACTCACTCACTTCACACTTAGCTTACACATGTGCTTTATATTGGTAGTATTTGTGCATTTAGCAATGCTGGCATAGAGTGCTTAAcaaattgatttattatttttcttcatgtatttatttatattatctggCCAATAAAAGTACACAATCTTACAcaagaagatacaaaaagaagcggataggggcagctgggtggctcagttggttaagtgtctgacttcagctcaggtcatgatctcatagttggggagttcgagccccatgtcgggctctgtgctgtcagttcagagctggagcgtgcttcagattctgtgtctccctctctctctgcccctcccttgctcattctcgcttgctctctctctctctctctctcaaaaatacacattaaaaaaatttttttttaaaaagaaggaaatagtgTAGTGGAACTGTGGAAAGGGACTTTGAGCAATACAGACCCAGAACAGGGATTTTTATCCAGCACCTAATAGTGTCCAGAccaaagaaataggaagaataCTGGGCATTCTTGCAAgcttgtgaggaataaatgaggtatttaaaaagcactttatgTACAACTTGGTGCTCaggaagtaataataattattataataatttttcctACCACTAGAGCACCTAGGAGTGGCACTGAGGGTATAAGTAAATAACCCGCAAGCATAGCAGTCATTGCTATACTGCATTTTTAGAGAATGAAAGCATAAAATGGTATCAGCTCTTGGTCAGACTTTTCAAAACTTTGATCGCTCATGTACTACCAACATGATTTCTGCCACATCCAAGTATTGTAActtaatacttttctttaaatcaactcatttttctttaattggtcCCATTCTAAAGAATTATAGCTGTGAAGTGGTGGGTTTtatgtgttatctttttttaaccgTTAAAGTATTCATCCCCATAACCACCCCACATCATTTCCCAAACCACATTCTAAAACTGCTTTTGGCTGCTCTACTTTTGAGACCCAGGCTAGCAATTGGTCAGTTTACTTCATTTTAATGCTATTGACGATTACACTTACAAAGGTTTGCAGGACATAGCAATGAAACCAACCAAATGACAAAATTCATGCCAATAATCTTTTCATGGGCAGTCTTAAGTTACCTAACGTTAACCAGACAACCCAgcaatttatcttttatttaatacCTGCACAAACGGAAATAAGATTAGGAATAAAGACTCATTTTGTAGCTTAGTCTGAAGAACAAAACCAAGAAGAGAAATACAGTAGTGGGTTTTGTTCTGAAGCGCTAGCATTTCAGTCAAAAGAAGTGGTAAGCATGCAGATCATCCGAGTGAAAATCTGCTATCTTCAAAATAGTGGAACACTCCTCTATAAAAGCAAATCACAGCTGTTTACCTCAGCTATTAACCAGTATCTTTTAAGTGTGTACTATAAACCAGGAAGCTCTCCATCACTCCAACAACAAAGATCACCAACCAAAATCAGGAAAGAGAACTTCGTTCAGTGGTAacgaaaataaataatttctttacgTATGTGATTTTGCAGTCAGTCTTAAATTCACTATATTAAGAGCCACACTACACACTTTTTTAGGTTACTCATACAATCCACTCTCTTAGAATTACTGACCTACCtattcattcaggaaaaaaatgtgtcctAAACCCAAAATATACAAGATATTATGGAGAATATGAAAAGATCAAAGAGTGTTTACAATGTAGCATAGGGAATAAGATTTATATATTCCCCAAATGGTAGTTCTCAGGACTGAAGAGGACTGCTGggaatttttttcccaatattttattatgaaaaacttcAAACATTTGGCAAAGTTGAAATTTTACAGTGAGTAAATACCCACCGCTGAGATTCTACCATTTTCTCCACACTTGCTTTATCACATATCAATCCATCTTATTGTGATAAACtgctgagattttaaaaatgagactatGTGTGATGGAGAATTTTGGTAAGCCATATTAAGTTTGCTTCTCAAAACTTTTGACTGCTGGGGGTGCATGaacaaaaaaagtttggaaaccaCAAATCCATACTCCATGTTTAATTCTCCTGCCAACCTCTAATCCAAATCCATTCAGATCTCATGGCTAGCCATTTTAGGTTTCCACACCCTTGTCCACCACCTTGCTTATCCTTTCCAGCCCTCTCCAAGGCTCAGCACCAATCTGTGAAGCCTCCCCCAACTTTCAAACTCTCACCCAGAATTAACTATGCCCCCTGTAGGGGCCATATTTTTCATCATTTGCAATTAGCTAACAGTATCTGCAACTCGGTTTTGTCTTTCACTAAACTGACCTCCTTAAGTacagggattttcttttttttttttttttacctctgaaTCCTCAGCAACAGGCATAGTACCTAGCCtacagcaagcactcaataaatgaatataaacGAATGACCCAGCCCTGTCTTTACCAAGGAGCCAGGGAACATTTTGAGTATGGGAATGATCTAATCACATTGGCACTCTAGAAAGATTCATCTTAGAGCACCGTtgttaagagcatgggctctggagccagactgcctgggcaTGGATCCCAGAACCTCAGCTCTGCCATTAatagctgggtgactttgggcaagtttctaaacctcctgtgcctcagtttcctcatttggaaaacagGGATGATACTGCTTCACAggttgtgaggatcaaataaaataattttgttgttaaAGCATATAGATTAGCACCTGACACCTACTAAGCATTCCATTAGTTAGTCATTGTTGCCAGCAACCAGGTTAATGACAATGAGGTAAAAAGTCCTTAAAGCTTGGGTGGCAGCAATGAAAACAAAGTGGAAAGAATCATCATGAATGAAGAATTTACTGAAATATGGCCAGGAAGGCAAGCAAATgaatgtctattatttttttctactatatatgTTTAAGATAGCTCATGactggatttttttattattaaaaacagcTATAATCTATCCAGCCCAGGCACAGATTTGATGTGCACAAGGCGTTCTAGCATGACTGAACTATGGCCACAAACTCTATGACCACTGCAAGCTTTCAGTCTctcaatgagatttttttcctcattactCCACCCAGGACCATTTCTTTATCATTCTCAAAATTCACTGTCCTGTCTTTTAACTGTGAGCACATACCCAAGAGCCTCGGACGGGAATAGGGTTTGAGATTTTGTCCTACCCAACCctgtactttttcttcttcctgcccacCTCCTTTACTTCCCAAACCTTGCTATTCCCTACACGTAAGAACTTGAAACCTAAGAGTATGGGAAAGTATCAGAGCAGCAGGAGTGGTGCCAAGAACTGGGGAGGCTGCCAAGCTGTTCCCCAGGCCCCATAAACAGTAACCAACTACATGCAGAGATTGGACTTAACTGCCCATGGGGCCTAACATGCTTGATATTCCTTTTGCTCCTCATTCTTTCTCCTACTTAAAGCAGCCTCCTCCCAAACCCATAACCCATTCAAATCCAACCCATCCCTGAAGAACTAAATGAGATCCAACTTTTTTGAGGAAGCCTCCCCTTACAATAGTAGCCCACAGATatcccacaacacacacacaacagataCTGTACTTACAATCTGTACCATGAAGCATAACCACATACACACTTATACCGTTAAATAAATCTTCCATGCTTACATATTTGATTTTCCAAGGGTAGGACCCCCATGTCTCACATGTCCCTTAAACCCCTTACTCTCAGTGGTCTAATAATTGTTGAACAGTGACTGAGTCcgtgggtttttaaattttttgtttaggCTAAagcaggaggaaacagaagcatatgcaaatgaaaaagactgaatgGACAcatgggtaaaaaaaaatcttaatgggTCAAGTGGGGGGAATGTTGTAGACGAAAGGTATTCATGTAACATTTGTTTAACTGATTTGCTGCAAGGTTGGAAAAGAGACATACGGAGGAGAGATGCCAACTGTAAAGGGCATTTCAGCTTGAGGCAGAAGACAGTAGGAGAAAGATGGGGCTACAAAAGAAATTCGGCTAAAACCCAGAGACGGGTCACTGGATAAGTGAAAGTAAAGAGAGTTATTGGGGTGACACAGGTAGAGATGTACTTCTGTTGGTCAGCGAATCGGTAGGGGGTGGTATGAAGGGGAAGGTGGATGGATAAAATGACAGTGGATAATTAGGCAAGTGGATTAGCTGATTAGGCGGTGAGTGGGTAGATGGGTGGCAGGTTAGTGGGTGGTTAGGTGTTTAGCTGGGAGGGTATAGGTGTGGGGCATATTATTTAAGATCCGGCCCCTCCCTCACCTTGACCCGGAAGCGGATGAGTGCTAGCCTCACGCAGTGGCTCAGGCAGGCCGGTGGCAGGAACCAGGCCCGTGGAGGAGGGGTGCCCTTGTTGCCCACGTGTCCCACGATCAGTTGCGCTGTCTGCCGCTCGGCCTGGCACCGACGGCCCCACTCGGCCAGCCGGTCCTTTCCCAGGCCCCCGGGAAACATGACCACCAGCTCCAGGCCGTCGCCGCCGGGATAGGCACAAGCCTGGCATAGCGCTGACAAGTAGCCCAGCATGGCGTTCCATTGGCCACCACACACCCAATCCGTCTGGTAGCCACCATAAAGCCGCGGAAGCGCCGAGCCCGCGTCCACAAGCACCCGGGCCCCGGGCAGCGGAGGGGGCGGCGGGTGCAGCCCAGGGTGCGCCTGGCCGTGGTGGTGGAAGTGGTGAGCGGGGTGATGGTGCCGAGTCGGCCCCGCGCCCCCGGAGTAGGCACCCAAGGCAGCGGGCGGGAGTGGCGGTTGCAGAGGCGCAGAGCCCCTGGCGGTGCGTGGAGCCCCGGGAGCTAGCGCTGCCGGAGGCGGCAGCTGGCGATGCTGGTGCTGTTGCTGCTGGCGCGAGACCGTGCGCGCGAGTTTGAGGAGGTCCACGGGCACCACGGCCCCGGGACAGCGCTTCTCCAGGAACTCTTGGAAGCCCTGGACGCCCATGCTTCGTCGGTGGGCAGACGAGACGGCGGCTGCGCGAGCAGGTTAGGTGGCGATCTGGGCGCGAAGCTGGGGACGGACGCGTGCGCACTCCGCGGGGGGCGAGGGGGCGGGAAAAGGATTCCCGAGGGGAGGGGTGAGCGGGCGAGGGGatgagggcggggtggggaggagaccaACAGATTGGATttgggtgaggaggaggagtgagGCCGGCCGGATTTAGGGAAGGCTGAGAGGATAAAAGCGATGATGGACTCTAGTcactccccccccgccccccccggccGCGCTTCACCGCTTCAAAAGGGGTGAAGGCTCTCCCTTCCACCGCCGGGAGCCATGTTGCCTAGTCTTCTCTATGGTACTCGCTTTCTagacgggggagggggagcggggcggggcggaggggcatCCTGGGAGTTGTAGTCTTCTCTACGGCCTCAGGATGCAGTCTAGGAACAAGATTTACCACCCCTTTCTGCCCTCGAGCTCACAGGATCCGAAGTGGTGGGGTGTGATATGTGTTTAGGATTTGCACTACAACTCCTGGCGTCCGCCTAGTTGCTTCAGGCTATTTACCGCCTTTTCCAGGAAAAGGAGTTTGGGGAGAAGTGATGCATCATGGGAAAGGAAGTAGAATGGATTAATTGAATTCAgctaaaatatgttaaaattctccaggagggagaattttttttttttttttttttgctggggcGTGGTGGGGGAATAATATGCGTAGCTTTTAATGAATGAGATGGGACACATGAAATTTAAAAGCGATAACCGACATTTCTGTAGTAATCCACTTAACTTTTAACTACCATAATTCTTCAAAGCATTGTTTGCCCCAATTTATGAGTGGTGAAATTGACATTATTTGCCGGACGCAGtgcagaaacaaaatgaaattgagTATCCCTTTTCTTCAAAATCTCTTTGGTGTGGGAAATAagtacaaatacaaattaaacttcAAGTTGTATCTTTCCAGTACTCACTGAGCTACAGTGTTGTATAGTTAGGACCTTTGTTTCTAAACCTCATTGTGAATCAATCTGTCAGGAAGCTTTTGCAAAATAACTGCAAGGGCTACAATTCCGGACGGACAGAATcataatcttttgaaaaaaatagattttcagttgatttttgatGTAGCACCAGTCTTCTGGCTGGCCTTTAGGGCCCACTCTCTTagcaggaggagggcagaaaACATGTTTTGTAATAGTAGCCAGATCTGGCTTGGAACATGAGAGATGGGAGATCATGGCAGGCAGAGTTAGAATGCaaaagtgcagagcccaagagtAGTAAAGATGAATGAAGTTGGAGAACAGTCTATTAGGATGCAAAAGCTGTAAAAGCTTCAAGCTCCATAAAGGAATTTATCATAAAAGAATAGTGGAGATAGAACAAGACAGATttgcaaagaataaataaatggtgaagCAGTGCATATAGGGAACTCTTGAAAATGACCAGTGAAAGTAGAGAACAGTAGCTTGAATGgatgaaagatggaaagaatagAGGTTTTCTAGTACAGTGAACACCTGTTGGATTGTCTGCTTAGCCCTTCTTTTCTGGGAAATGACTCTCCTCCCATTGACAGAGTTACAGCAAAAACTGTCATGTTCTTATAACCGTAGCTCAGTGGGTCACAGGTGGACAAATAATCCAAGCTGGGTCCATCAGACTCTCATTCCCTAGAAAGCTGGAATTGAACCACAGAGATCAGTTTTTCCTAAGCGTAAAACTTGGAAGCTGTCAGCAATTTTCCCACCACAGGGACAGAGGTATAAGATACTGAtctacagaaagagaagaaaaatgcagattctcagcaCAGAGATGAGACATAGTCTTCACTGTGTTTAAGTTCCAGGTTATCATTCCTGAAACATTTCTAGTCCTTGGTTTCTGTGAGGCAACCCCATATACTTATTATTACTACTTTTACAAAGTAGTTAGAAACTACTTATGACCAAAAACAAAGTTCAAGACCTGATATGAGAAATAGAGTATGGCAATTTACAGACCCTAAAATACGAAATTGGCAGAGATTGGAGATATCCCACATCAGTTAATGGAAGTTGGCATTCTGTGTTATCTGGCAGCAAAGCAGTTGCTTACTGCTCTCGGGGCTCAAAACAGAGCATGGGCTTTGCTGAATTAACAGTGGTAGAACTCTGTCTCATGTCAAATGTTTCAGTGGTTCAAGTGGTTAGGAAATTGGCACTTAGGTAATTGGAATGAGGTTATCTGTGTAAGCCTCTATAGATTCCTTGTTCTCCAAATCTCCCAAATGTGATGAGGTCTCCTTCTGTAAATGGATTTAGCTGGAATCAAAGAGAGGGTAGGCATAAC from Leopardus geoffroyi isolate Oge1 chromosome X, O.geoffroyi_Oge1_pat1.0, whole genome shotgun sequence includes the following:
- the FAM120C gene encoding constitutive coactivator of PPAR-gamma-like protein 2 isoform X2, which codes for MGVQGFQEFLEKRCPGAVVPVDLLKLARTVSRQQQQHQHRQLPPPAALAPGAPRTARGSAPLQPPLPPAALGAYSGGAGPTRHHHPAHHFHHHGQAHPGLHPPPPPLPGARVLVDAGSALPRLYGGYQTDWVCGGQWNAMLGYLSALCQACAYPGGDGLELVVMFPGGLGKDRLAEWGRRCQAERQTAQLIVGHVGNKGTPPPRAWFLPPACLSHCVRLALIRFRVKQAAIL